A single region of the Stenotrophomonas sp. Marseille-Q4652 genome encodes:
- a CDS encoding methyl-accepting chemotaxis protein: MNEFLQRFTVGKRMFAGFGFLLVLMAAIAITAAFSLSTLEEHLQTIAVERTTKTKLSNELYDDANELYISLQAILLSEDEAGRQAAQDHIKQTRAKFVASYDKLSAMPAREEGKKLVAAIQEARLAAAPLNDEVVNLAMAGQRDEAVAYLNQKAVPGLQAWRNAVTANLERESRQMQIAYDEAQQAASRARTILFVVLGLAILIGVFLGATFTRSLTGPLGRAAAAARELAAGKLDGERLVGGADEAGEVLRAVQATRESLQTLITGLEEVGREHDRGNISVRMDASRLQGEYRNLSEIINNQLGEHIGTAMAAGRLAAAYARGDLREDFPRVPGEKAVVMNALDSVKANLLALSQEIGTISQAAVHGDFSLRGDESRFEYGFRDMVVNLNQLMATADGSLQSLSHLLKAIASGDLTTRMEGNYDGVFADMRDDANATVRNLTAIIGRIQEASASINNSASEIAEGNADLSRRTEQQAANLEETAASMEELTSTVRQNAEHARQANQLAIGAADVASTGGAVVGQVVETMTAIEASSKKIADIISVIDGIAFQTNILALNAAVEAARAGEQGRGFAVVASEVRTLAQRSAGAAKEIKSLIDDSVDKVADGSALVQKAGSTMAEIVSSVQRVTSIMAEISAASQEQTAGIEQVSQTVVQMERDHPAERRAGGRGLRRRPLDGRAGQPAGRGRRGVPPGVGRDVRLRRPAPGGATGCPQRCRCAGATCPGPEGSGEGRSHCLG; encoded by the coding sequence ATGAACGAGTTCCTCCAACGCTTCACTGTCGGCAAGCGGATGTTTGCCGGCTTCGGCTTCCTGCTGGTGCTGATGGCCGCCATCGCCATAACGGCTGCATTCTCGTTGTCCACGCTGGAAGAGCACCTGCAGACCATCGCGGTCGAACGCACCACCAAGACCAAGCTGTCCAACGAGCTGTATGACGATGCCAACGAGCTGTACATCAGCCTGCAGGCCATCCTGCTGAGCGAGGACGAGGCGGGGCGCCAGGCGGCGCAGGATCACATCAAGCAGACACGCGCGAAGTTCGTCGCTTCCTACGACAAGCTCTCCGCCATGCCGGCGCGCGAGGAAGGCAAGAAGCTGGTGGCCGCCATCCAGGAGGCACGCCTGGCCGCCGCTCCGCTCAACGACGAGGTCGTCAACCTCGCCATGGCCGGCCAGCGTGACGAGGCGGTCGCCTACCTCAACCAGAAGGCCGTCCCCGGCCTGCAGGCCTGGCGTAACGCCGTCACCGCCAACCTGGAGCGCGAGTCCAGGCAGATGCAGATCGCCTACGACGAGGCCCAGCAGGCCGCCTCGCGCGCCCGCACGATCCTGTTCGTGGTACTGGGCCTGGCCATCCTCATCGGCGTGTTCCTGGGGGCCACCTTCACCCGCAGCCTGACTGGCCCGCTGGGCCGTGCCGCCGCCGCCGCGCGTGAACTGGCTGCTGGCAAGCTCGATGGCGAGCGCCTGGTGGGTGGCGCCGACGAGGCGGGCGAAGTGCTGCGTGCCGTGCAGGCCACGCGCGAATCGCTGCAGACCCTGATCACGGGCTTGGAGGAAGTGGGTCGCGAGCACGACCGGGGCAATATTTCCGTGCGCATGGATGCCAGCAGATTGCAGGGCGAGTACCGCAATCTGAGCGAGATCATCAACAACCAGCTGGGCGAACACATCGGCACTGCCATGGCCGCCGGCCGCCTGGCGGCCGCCTATGCCCGCGGCGACCTGCGCGAGGACTTCCCGCGCGTGCCGGGCGAAAAGGCTGTGGTCATGAACGCGCTGGACAGCGTCAAGGCCAACCTGCTGGCACTGAGCCAGGAAATCGGCACGATCAGTCAGGCCGCGGTCCATGGTGATTTCAGCCTGCGCGGCGACGAGTCGCGCTTCGAGTACGGCTTCCGCGACATGGTGGTCAACCTCAACCAGCTGATGGCCACCGCCGACGGCAGCCTGCAGTCGCTGTCGCACCTGCTCAAGGCCATCGCCAGCGGCGACCTGACCACCCGCATGGAAGGCAACTACGACGGCGTGTTCGCCGACATGCGCGATGATGCCAACGCTACCGTGCGCAACCTGACGGCGATCATCGGCCGCATCCAGGAAGCTTCGGCCAGCATCAACAACTCGGCTTCGGAAATCGCCGAGGGCAATGCCGACCTGTCGCGCCGTACCGAGCAGCAGGCCGCCAACCTCGAGGAAACGGCCGCCTCGATGGAGGAACTGACCTCCACCGTGCGCCAGAACGCCGAACACGCACGCCAGGCCAACCAGCTGGCGATCGGTGCGGCCGACGTCGCCTCCACCGGTGGCGCCGTGGTCGGCCAGGTCGTGGAGACCATGACCGCGATCGAGGCCTCCTCGAAGAAGATCGCCGACATCATCTCGGTCATCGACGGCATCGCGTTCCAGACCAACATCCTGGCGCTCAACGCTGCCGTGGAAGCCGCCCGTGCCGGTGAGCAGGGCCGCGGTTTTGCCGTGGTTGCCTCGGAAGTGCGCACCCTGGCACAGCGTTCGGCCGGCGCCGCCAAGGAGATCAAGTCGCTGATCGATGATTCGGTGGACAAGGTGGCCGATGGTTCGGCGCTGGTGCAGAAGGCCGGCTCGACCATGGCCGAGATCGTCAGCAGCGTGCAGCGCGTGACCAGCATCATGGCCGAGATCTCCGCGGCCTCGCAGGAGCAGACTGCCGGCATCGAGCAGGTCAGCCAGACCGTGGTGCAGATGGAACGAGACCACCCAGCAGAACGCCGCGCTGGTGGAAGAGGCCTCCGCCGCCGCCCGCTCGATGGAAGAGCAGGCCAACCAGCTGGTCGAGGCCGTCGCGGTGTTCCGCCTGGCGTCGGACGCGACGTCCGCCTTCGCCGCCCCGCGCCCGGCGGCGCGACCGGCTGCCCGCAGCGTTGCCGCTGCGCCGGCGCAACCTGCCCCGGTCCCGAAGGCTCGGGCGAAGGTCGAAGCCATTGCCTCGGCTGA
- a CDS encoding oxygenase MpaB family protein, with translation MPRPASPPTLATINREAYIYFGAGVTVAWQLANPGVGRGVARHSRTLDHPLQRLRATMSYVYAVTLGTDVDRATIARHVNHAHRPVSGPGYNAFDQDLQLWVAATLYRGAVDVYELFVDPVPAHAREGLYREGWAFGRNLQVRDAQWPADSVGFDRWWQAQEAGLTVDDEVRAYFQAVLRGGQAPWYLKPALPLQRFVTRGLMTPRLRELFGLAWSTRDERNWQRFRRWAPRVYWAMPHWLRHWPARHYLAQLRRMAT, from the coding sequence ATGCCACGCCCCGCTTCCCCACCCACCCTGGCCACCATCAACCGCGAGGCCTACATCTATTTTGGCGCCGGCGTCACCGTGGCCTGGCAACTGGCCAATCCCGGCGTCGGCCGCGGCGTGGCGCGCCACAGCCGCACGCTGGACCATCCGCTGCAACGCCTGCGCGCCACCATGTCATACGTGTACGCGGTGACGCTGGGTACCGACGTGGATCGCGCCACCATTGCACGTCACGTCAACCACGCCCACCGTCCGGTGTCGGGTCCGGGGTACAACGCGTTCGACCAGGACCTGCAACTGTGGGTCGCCGCGACCCTGTATCGCGGCGCAGTGGATGTGTACGAGCTCTTCGTGGACCCGGTCCCGGCGCACGCTCGCGAGGGGCTGTACCGGGAAGGCTGGGCATTCGGCCGCAACCTGCAGGTACGCGACGCGCAATGGCCGGCCGACAGCGTGGGGTTTGACCGCTGGTGGCAGGCGCAGGAAGCCGGACTGACGGTGGACGACGAGGTACGTGCCTATTTCCAGGCAGTGCTGCGCGGCGGTCAGGCGCCCTGGTACCTCAAACCCGCCCTGCCCCTGCAGCGATTCGTCACCCGGGGATTGATGACGCCCCGCCTTCGCGAACTGTTCGGGCTGGCCTGGAGCACCCGTGACGAGCGCAACTGGCAGCGTTTCCGGCGCTGGGCACCACGCGTGTACTGGGCCATGCCGCATTGGCTGCGGCACTGGCCGGCGCGCCATTACCTGGCGCAACTGCGCAGGATGGCCACCTGA
- a CDS encoding M13-type metalloendopeptidase, with translation MLKKTLLTSATVLALGLAGTAVAHPSHECLDQACASQVLFADEAGSTGAGAAGTTQRYGSWGIDTAGMDTSVKPGEDFFGYVNGSWASNTDIPSDKSSFGSFMMLRDLSEVRVHQQLEGYALGNPATDGDGAKIAALYRGFLDEAAVEKAGIEPLKPLLVTIRAGKDRTAMARLMGANHGSMGASLFGLSVSDDQRDPDRYTLYMGQSGLGLGDRQMYLDEKFAPQRERYVAYIEQLLGMAGWDKPADAAAKVMALETEIAKAHWTRAESRNRDKTYNPVTRAELKAQAPQFPWDVFFDAAGVGQAERVVLRQASAIPAMAKVFGATDVATLQAWQAFHTTDEAAPLLSKAFVDTNYEFRAKFMSGQPEPRPRWKNAVAYAERIMGEAIGRDYVKTYFPADAKAKMDSLVTNVKAAMGARLDALEWMSPATKAEAHAKLKGFGLKIGHPEKWRDYSALEIRNGDVFGNALRAGRFEWDYRRARLGKEVDKAEWGMTPQTVNAYYNSVKNEIVFPAAILQPPFFDPDADPAVNYGGIGGVIGHEIIHGFDDQGRKSDGAGVLRDWWTADDAAKFEVQAAKLGAQYEAYEFPQLPGMHINGKVAMGENIGDLGGLTIALEAYRRSLGGKPAPVIDGFTGEQRLFMGWAQVWRTLWRDDALRQQLVNGTHSPGHIRAFAPLRNIDAWYEAFNVTANDPLYVAPEDRVRIW, from the coding sequence ATGTTGAAGAAGACCCTGCTGACCTCGGCCACCGTACTGGCCCTTGGCCTGGCCGGCACCGCTGTTGCCCATCCGTCCCACGAGTGCCTGGACCAGGCGTGCGCAAGCCAGGTGCTGTTCGCCGACGAGGCCGGCTCCACCGGCGCCGGTGCCGCAGGCACCACGCAGCGCTACGGCAGCTGGGGCATCGATACCGCTGGCATGGACACCTCGGTCAAGCCGGGCGAGGACTTCTTCGGCTACGTCAACGGCAGCTGGGCGAGCAACACCGATATCCCGTCGGACAAGTCCAGCTTCGGCTCCTTCATGATGCTGCGCGACCTGTCCGAAGTGCGCGTCCACCAGCAGCTGGAAGGCTATGCGCTGGGCAACCCGGCCACCGATGGCGACGGCGCCAAGATCGCCGCGCTGTACCGTGGCTTCCTCGACGAGGCCGCCGTGGAGAAGGCCGGTATCGAGCCGCTCAAGCCGCTGCTGGTTACCATCCGGGCCGGCAAGGACAGGACCGCGATGGCGCGCCTGATGGGGGCCAACCACGGCAGCATGGGCGCCAGCCTGTTCGGCCTGTCGGTGTCCGACGACCAGCGCGATCCGGATCGCTACACGTTGTACATGGGCCAGTCCGGGCTGGGCCTGGGCGACCGCCAGATGTACCTGGACGAGAAGTTCGCGCCGCAGCGCGAGCGTTATGTCGCCTACATCGAGCAACTGCTGGGGATGGCCGGCTGGGACAAGCCGGCTGACGCCGCCGCCAAAGTGATGGCGTTAGAGACCGAAATCGCCAAGGCCCACTGGACCCGCGCCGAGAGCCGCAACCGCGACAAGACCTACAACCCGGTGACCCGTGCCGAACTGAAGGCGCAGGCGCCGCAGTTCCCGTGGGACGTGTTCTTCGATGCCGCCGGCGTCGGCCAGGCCGAGCGCGTGGTGCTGCGCCAGGCCAGCGCCATCCCGGCGATGGCCAAGGTGTTCGGCGCCACCGACGTCGCCACGCTGCAGGCGTGGCAGGCCTTCCACACCACCGATGAAGCCGCGCCGCTGCTGAGCAAGGCCTTCGTCGATACCAACTACGAGTTCCGTGCGAAGTTCATGTCCGGCCAGCCGGAGCCGCGCCCGCGCTGGAAGAACGCGGTGGCCTACGCCGAGCGCATCATGGGCGAGGCCATCGGCCGCGACTACGTCAAGACGTACTTCCCGGCCGACGCCAAGGCGAAGATGGATTCGCTGGTGACCAACGTGAAGGCCGCCATGGGCGCACGCCTGGATGCGCTGGAGTGGATGAGCCCGGCGACCAAGGCCGAGGCCCACGCCAAGCTCAAGGGCTTCGGCCTGAAGATCGGCCACCCGGAAAAGTGGCGTGACTACAGCGCGCTGGAGATCCGCAACGGCGACGTGTTCGGCAACGCCCTGCGTGCCGGCCGCTTCGAATGGGATTACCGCCGCGCCCGCCTCGGCAAGGAAGTGGACAAGGCCGAGTGGGGCATGACCCCGCAGACGGTCAATGCCTACTACAACTCGGTCAAGAACGAGATCGTGTTCCCGGCCGCGATCCTGCAGCCGCCGTTCTTCGATCCGGACGCCGATCCGGCGGTGAACTACGGTGGCATCGGTGGCGTGATCGGTCACGAGATCATCCACGGCTTCGACGACCAGGGCCGCAAGTCCGATGGCGCCGGCGTGCTGCGTGACTGGTGGACCGCAGATGACGCGGCCAAGTTCGAAGTGCAGGCGGCCAAGCTGGGCGCGCAGTACGAGGCCTACGAGTTCCCGCAGCTGCCGGGCATGCACATCAACGGCAAGGTCGCGATGGGCGAGAACATCGGCGACCTCGGCGGCCTGACCATCGCGCTGGAAGCCTACCGTCGCTCGCTGGGCGGCAAGCCGGCGCCGGTGATCGACGGCTTCACCGGCGAGCAGCGCCTGTTCATGGGCTGGGCGCAGGTATGGCGCACCCTGTGGCGTGATGACGCCCTGCGCCAGCAGCTGGTCAACGGCACCCACTCGCCGGGCCACATCCGTGCGTTCGCCCCGCTGCGCAACATCGACGCCTGGTACGAAGCGTTCAACGTGACCGCCAACGACCCGCTGTACGTCGCGCCGGAAGACCGCGTGCGTATCTGGTAA
- a CDS encoding polyprenyl synthetase, with protein METEDLITAALREAGYSQDAIGSALPRIMRILEAEDVRIELGRNLSRKEREYVRLQLELGLSVREIVRALQA; from the coding sequence ATGGAAACCGAAGACCTCATCACCGCCGCGCTGCGCGAAGCCGGCTACAGCCAGGACGCGATCGGCTCCGCGCTGCCGCGCATCATGCGCATCCTCGAAGCGGAGGACGTGCGGATCGAGCTGGGCCGCAACCTTTCGCGCAAGGAACGCGAATACGTGCGCCTGCAGCTGGAGCTCGGGCTGTCGGTCCGCGAGATCGTCAGGGCCCTGCAGGCCTGA
- a CDS encoding IS481 family transposase: MNLHKHARLTPRGRALLVERVINHGLRVEEAAHAAGVSVRTAYKWLRRFREEGWAGLDDRSSRPHRCPHATPPSVAAEVTALRRQRETYRQSALALPVGLSTIARLMRRAGLHRLAELDPAPPDNRYEYHQAGDLLHLDIKMLGRFWRPGHRVTGDRQGASDGAGWEFVHLAIDDHSRVAFGTIEDDERGSSACRALLQALRYYRGLGVTFTRVMTDNGACYKSRRFRRLLRRLGLRHLRTRPYTPRTNGKAERLVQTALREWAYARSYDSSEQRRHALPRWLHQYNWHRPHASLGYQPPISRIQLPLNNVLGLHS; encoded by the coding sequence ATGAACCTGCATAAACATGCCCGTCTTACGCCTCGCGGTCGAGCCTTGCTTGTGGAGCGAGTGATCAACCATGGCCTGCGGGTCGAGGAGGCAGCGCATGCCGCGGGCGTGAGCGTCAGAACCGCTTACAAGTGGCTGCGCCGCTTTCGCGAGGAAGGCTGGGCAGGCCTGGATGACCGGTCATCGCGCCCGCACCGCTGTCCGCATGCCACCCCACCATCGGTGGCCGCCGAGGTGACCGCGCTGCGCCGTCAACGCGAGACCTACCGCCAGAGCGCATTGGCCCTGCCGGTCGGCCTGAGCACCATTGCCCGACTGATGCGCCGTGCCGGGCTGCACCGGTTGGCCGAGCTGGATCCTGCGCCCCCGGACAATCGCTACGAGTATCACCAGGCCGGGGACCTGCTGCATCTTGATATCAAGATGCTGGGTCGCTTCTGGCGCCCTGGCCATCGGGTCACGGGCGATCGCCAGGGCGCCTCCGATGGCGCAGGCTGGGAGTTCGTCCACCTCGCCATCGACGATCACTCACGAGTCGCCTTCGGCACCATCGAAGATGATGAGCGCGGATCCAGCGCCTGCCGCGCACTGCTTCAAGCCCTGCGCTACTACCGCGGCCTGGGCGTCACCTTCACCCGGGTGATGACCGACAACGGTGCCTGCTACAAGTCCCGGCGCTTCCGCCGGCTCCTGCGCCGCTTGGGCCTGCGCCATCTGCGCACGCGACCCTACACCCCGCGTACCAACGGCAAGGCCGAACGCCTGGTCCAGACCGCTTTGCGCGAATGGGCCTATGCCCGCTCCTACGACAGCTCGGAGCAGCGTCGGCACGCTCTTCCTCGCTGGCTGCACCAGTACAACTGGCACCGGCCGCACGCCAGCCTTGGCTACCAACCCCCGATCAGCCGCATCCAGCTTCCACTGAACAACGTCCTGGGTTTACACAGCTAG
- a CDS encoding C13 family peptidase — protein sequence MHHATFLPGLIRRLRPLALAAVLLGGVMPIQAGNGEPAAWKPTTPALDRSERARLEAGLAALAPQRPGLTDMYVLGVAGDAAEDVFRNEVAYLQDLFGQRMGSRGRTLALVNHPERTGTAAIATWESLGEALDALGRTLDPDEDVLFLYMTSHGLEDSSFYLQTAPGQEDVITPEDLAQLLDEADIGNTVIVVSACYSGGFVPVLASPQRLVITAARHDRPSFGCGNTDSATWFGRAFLVEALNQTADFVAAFEQARSEVARREQEQGELPSEPQIHAGEDILPVLARWRSTLAGTPPLPYPFEQVPPDAAAAPP from the coding sequence ATGCACCACGCCACTTTCCTGCCCGGGCTGATCCGTCGGCTGCGCCCGCTCGCGCTGGCCGCCGTACTGCTTGGCGGGGTGATGCCGATCCAGGCTGGCAATGGTGAGCCCGCGGCCTGGAAGCCCACCACGCCGGCGCTGGACCGCAGCGAACGCGCACGCCTGGAAGCCGGCCTTGCCGCGCTGGCGCCGCAACGCCCCGGCCTGACGGACATGTATGTACTGGGCGTGGCCGGCGACGCCGCCGAGGACGTGTTCCGCAACGAAGTCGCCTACCTGCAGGACCTGTTCGGCCAGCGCATGGGCAGCCGTGGCCGCACGCTCGCACTGGTCAACCATCCCGAACGTACGGGCACGGCCGCCATCGCCACCTGGGAAAGCCTGGGCGAGGCGCTGGACGCACTGGGCCGCACGCTCGACCCCGACGAGGACGTGCTGTTCCTGTACATGACCAGCCACGGGCTGGAGGACAGCAGCTTCTACCTGCAGACCGCACCCGGCCAGGAAGACGTGATCACGCCGGAGGACCTGGCACAGCTGCTGGATGAAGCCGACATCGGCAACACGGTGATCGTGGTCTCGGCCTGTTATTCGGGCGGCTTCGTGCCGGTGCTGGCCTCGCCGCAACGGTTGGTGATCACCGCCGCGCGCCACGATCGTCCATCGTTTGGTTGCGGCAATACCGACAGCGCGACCTGGTTCGGTCGCGCGTTCCTGGTCGAGGCGCTCAACCAGACCGCGGATTTCGTCGCCGCCTTCGAGCAGGCACGCAGCGAGGTCGCCCGCCGCGAGCAGGAACAGGGCGAGCTGCCTTCAGAGCCGCAGATCCATGCCGGTGAGGACATCCTGCCGGTGCTGGCGCGGTGGCGCTCGACCCTGGCCGGGACGCCGCCGCTGCCCTACCCGTTCGAGCAAGTCCCGCCCGACGCTGCCGCCGCTCCGCCCTAG
- a CDS encoding VIT family protein has product MRHSERHRTQRTGWLRAAVLGANDGIVSTASLVLGVAAAGTGTRAVMLAGIAGLVAGAMSMAAGEYVSVSSQADTERSDLERERRELAEFPEQEHEELVGIYMQRGLDRPLAEQVATQLMARDALAAHGRDELGISEVLAANPVQAALASAAAFSAGAMLPLLAVLVLPGSGLMWGVGASSVLFLAALGAVAARTGGAPVMRSVLRVAFWGALAMGLTTAVGSLFGVQA; this is encoded by the coding sequence ATGCGACACAGTGAAAGACACCGCACCCAGCGCACCGGCTGGCTGCGTGCCGCCGTGCTGGGCGCCAACGATGGCATCGTCTCCACCGCCAGCCTGGTGCTGGGCGTGGCGGCAGCCGGTACCGGAACCCGCGCGGTGATGCTGGCCGGCATCGCCGGCCTGGTGGCCGGTGCGATGTCGATGGCGGCCGGCGAATACGTGTCGGTCAGCTCGCAGGCCGACACCGAACGCTCTGACCTCGAGCGCGAACGCAGGGAACTGGCCGAGTTCCCGGAGCAGGAACACGAGGAGCTGGTCGGCATCTACATGCAGCGCGGACTGGACCGGCCACTGGCCGAGCAGGTCGCCACCCAGCTGATGGCCAGGGACGCACTGGCGGCGCATGGCCGTGATGAGCTGGGTATCTCCGAAGTGCTGGCTGCCAACCCGGTGCAGGCCGCGCTCGCCTCTGCCGCGGCGTTTTCGGCCGGCGCGATGCTGCCGCTGCTGGCGGTGCTGGTGCTGCCGGGCAGTGGCCTGATGTGGGGCGTGGGTGCCAGCTCGGTGCTGTTCCTCGCCGCTCTGGGCGCGGTGGCCGCGCGTACCGGGGGTGCGCCGGTAATGAGGTCCGTGCTGCGTGTCGCGTTCTGGGGTGCGCTGGCGATGGGCCTGACCACGGCCGTGGGTTCACTGTTCGGCGTGCAGGCCTGA
- a CDS encoding amino acid permease produces the protein MNTSRRPLGFWSATALVVGSMIGSGTFLLPAALAPYGAASILGWGITLCGALLLAITFAQLARRWPQTGGPYVFARNAFGELPGFVIAWSYWISIWCAIAAIAVAFAGSVGAIFPALTATPVRAAGCALVALWLCAGVNLLGVREAGRMQLLTTVLKVVPLLLFGGVALWFVDTSHYVPFNRSSDSLPAVASATVALTLWAMIGLEAATVPAEAVDDAPRTVSRATVAGTAIAGIATILACTTVIGLLPADVLENSSAPMADAAASLWGPTSGTLLAVVMAISCLGALNGWILLSAQLPMAAARDGVLPAAFARLNPRGTPAFGVVASSVLATVLVIANYNRSLVQLFTFSVLLSTAATLLPYVTGAAAWVWRGTGLTTRVLAAGALAYSLYAVIGVGAEALLWGAALVLAGLPIYFWLRCRR, from the coding sequence ATGAATACATCACGCCGCCCGCTGGGCTTCTGGTCCGCCACCGCCCTGGTCGTGGGCAGCATGATCGGCTCGGGCACCTTCCTGCTGCCTGCCGCCCTGGCCCCGTACGGCGCGGCGTCGATCCTGGGCTGGGGCATTACCTTGTGCGGCGCGCTGCTGCTGGCCATCACCTTCGCCCAGCTGGCGCGGCGCTGGCCGCAGACCGGTGGCCCGTACGTCTTCGCGCGCAACGCCTTCGGCGAGCTGCCCGGCTTCGTCATCGCCTGGAGCTACTGGATCTCGATCTGGTGCGCGATTGCCGCCATTGCAGTGGCCTTTGCCGGCAGCGTGGGCGCGATCTTTCCGGCCCTGACCGCCACGCCGGTGCGCGCCGCCGGCTGCGCCCTGGTGGCGCTGTGGCTGTGCGCCGGGGTCAACCTGCTGGGCGTGCGCGAGGCCGGCCGCATGCAGTTGCTGACCACGGTGCTGAAGGTGGTGCCGTTGCTGCTGTTCGGCGGTGTGGCGCTGTGGTTTGTCGACACCAGCCACTACGTGCCGTTCAACCGCAGCAGCGACAGCCTGCCCGCCGTCGCCAGCGCCACCGTCGCCCTGACCCTGTGGGCGATGATCGGACTGGAAGCGGCCACCGTGCCGGCCGAGGCCGTCGACGATGCGCCGCGTACCGTGTCCCGCGCCACCGTGGCCGGCACCGCGATTGCCGGCATCGCCACCATCCTGGCCTGCACCACGGTGATCGGCCTGCTGCCGGCCGACGTGCTGGAGAATTCCTCCGCGCCGATGGCCGATGCTGCTGCCTCACTGTGGGGGCCGACCTCGGGCACGCTGCTGGCGGTGGTGATGGCGATCTCCTGCCTGGGCGCGCTCAACGGCTGGATCCTGCTGTCGGCGCAACTGCCGATGGCCGCGGCACGTGACGGCGTGCTGCCGGCCGCCTTTGCCCGCCTCAACCCCCGTGGCACCCCGGCCTTCGGCGTGGTGGCCAGCAGCGTGCTGGCCACCGTGCTGGTGATCGCCAACTACAACCGCTCGCTGGTGCAGCTGTTCACCTTCTCGGTGCTGCTGTCCACCGCCGCCACCCTGTTGCCCTACGTCACCGGCGCGGCCGCGTGGGTGTGGCGTGGCACCGGCCTGACCACGCGTGTGCTGGCCGCCGGGGCGCTGGCCTACAGCCTGTATGCGGTGATCGGCGTTGGTGCCGAAGCGTTGCTGTGGGGTGCGGCGCTGGTGCTTGCCGGCCTGCCCATTTATTTCTGGCTGCGCTGCCGACGCTGA